CCCATCTCAGGTCTACAACGGTATGCAGGCTCATAAAGTTGCCTGAACATATAAACACGAAAAGGAGGATAACTTACTAGAATTTTTTCGTGTCTTGACAATGGGGGGCATTATAGTTCGCTCTCTACCGGCAATTATAATATTTGCGGTAATAAATGCTTTTTACGAAGAGTTGGTGTACCGCGCTTCGTTCTTAAGTGTCCTGGAGAGTGTCGTCGGGCAAAAACATGCTTTAGCCATTTCCACCCTTTACTTCGGGATCGGCCACTATTACGGGGCCCCCGCCGGGATAATTGGGATAATAATGGCCAGTTTTCTTGGTTATATATTAGGAAAAAGCATGCTGGAGACCAGGGGCTTTTTCTGGGCCTTTCTGCTCCACTTTTTAGTGGACTTTTACATTTATATCTTCGGGTGTCTTAATTTCGTCACATAAAATGTTCAAGCCGATTAGTCTTATGTGGGAGGGTGGGGGTTTGCACCAAAGGGTAATTAGCATTAAGACAACGGTTAGGTGGATGAGTGCTTATCTTATCATTTGTGGGATCATCCCGGCCTTACTAAATGAGATGCTCTGGAAAACGATAAGTAATGGTAGTTCGGCGGCATGGCTTCATCTTTTCACCTTGATTGCTTTGAATAGCATTTTTATTTTTGTTTTAATAAAGAAGTATCAGTTAAACGTCGGCGTTTTTCGCCGTGTATCATTAAACGGAGTTTTATTGGGTTGTGGCAGTGCAATATTATTTTTTCTTGTATTGGATAATTTCTTGGATCCCTTGCTAGATCGCGTCTTTGTTGCCAGTGCCGAGGAGTATAGGCAGACAATTGCGCAATTAAGGCGATACCCGGTTATAAATTTCATCCGCGTATGCTTAATGGCGCCAGTGGTAGAAGAGATCTTAATAAGGGGTTGTATATTAAATAGTTTGCAGGATAAATATGGTATTGCGCCTGCTCTTTTACTCTCGACCTTTTTCTTTTCGGTTCTTCATTTTAACTTTGTACAAACCATATCAGCGCTGGTCTGTGGTCTGATCTTGGGCTTGTTATATATAAAGACGGGCGCATTGGTCAGTTGTATTTTGGCTCATTCTTTATACAATATCATTTCGTATTTGTCGGTTATTGGCCCGGTCAACCTGTAATCAACAAACAGTTGGAGGATGGTTCCCGGTTCGGTGGTGTGTAATATAAATTTCCAGTGATCAAAGTTTGAAAAGAACGTTGATTGCGG
This DNA window, taken from Capillibacterium thermochitinicola, encodes the following:
- a CDS encoding CPBP family intramembrane glutamic endopeptidase, which gives rise to MGGIIVRSLPAIIIFAVINAFYEELVYRASFLSVLESVVGQKHALAISTLYFGIGHYYGAPAGIIGIIMASFLGYILGKSMLETRGFFWAFLLHFLVDFYIYIFGCLNFVT
- a CDS encoding CPBP family intramembrane glutamic endopeptidase; this encodes MSAYLIICGIIPALLNEMLWKTISNGSSAAWLHLFTLIALNSIFIFVLIKKYQLNVGVFRRVSLNGVLLGCGSAILFFLVLDNFLDPLLDRVFVASAEEYRQTIAQLRRYPVINFIRVCLMAPVVEEILIRGCILNSLQDKYGIAPALLLSTFFFSVLHFNFVQTISALVCGLILGLLYIKTGALVSCILAHSLYNIISYLSVIGPVNL